A part of Sinorhizobium chiapasense genomic DNA contains:
- a CDS encoding ATP-binding protein, translating to MKVGIDMGTTSEGTSASLDIEELLATRLLVQGNSGSGKSHLLRRLLEQSAPWVQQCIVDPEGDFVTLADKFGHVVIDGERTDAELIGIATRIRQHRVSCVLSLEGLDIEQQMRSAGVFLNAMFDADREYWYPVLVVVDEAQMFAPSVGGDVSEEARKVSLGAMTNLMCRGRKRGLAGVIATQRLAKLAKNVAAEASNFLMGRTFLDIDMLRAADLLGMDRRTAEMFRDLKRGSFVALGPALSRRPMKVTIGSVETSARSTSPKLMPLPEAPQDVEDLIFTPDPEELTRPIMRRPTPQPRPATDILAELSRPRPEPLAPVEIKPAPPEMSAEERDALLDSLFAEILANPDAAFRPDAELFQDFLVRCRIRRVPGPALSLSAFRRKMAAARSGVDGETAATETWASALRLADRVSEDLQAVFLMMAQAAVRGLPCPSDAMIARAYGTHSARRARRLLGYFEEHGLVVVHADFSGKRIVAFPDLGSETAPGDANGPDIGNGERAAAE from the coding sequence ATGAAAGTCGGCATCGACATGGGAACGACGTCCGAAGGGACTTCGGCCTCGCTCGATATCGAGGAGCTCTTGGCGACGCGCCTTCTGGTGCAGGGTAATTCCGGCTCCGGCAAGTCGCACCTCTTGCGCCGCCTGCTGGAACAGTCCGCACCATGGGTGCAGCAGTGCATCGTCGATCCCGAAGGTGACTTCGTCACACTCGCCGACAAGTTCGGCCATGTCGTCATCGACGGCGAACGCACGGACGCCGAGCTGATCGGCATCGCGACGCGCATCCGCCAGCACCGCGTCTCCTGCGTCCTTTCGCTGGAAGGTCTCGATATCGAGCAGCAGATGCGTAGTGCCGGCGTCTTCCTCAATGCCATGTTCGATGCGGACCGCGAATACTGGTACCCCGTTCTGGTCGTCGTCGACGAGGCGCAGATGTTCGCGCCTTCCGTAGGTGGCGATGTATCGGAGGAAGCGCGCAAGGTTTCTCTGGGTGCGATGACCAATCTCATGTGCCGCGGCCGCAAGCGGGGGCTTGCCGGCGTCATCGCCACACAGCGCCTGGCGAAGCTCGCGAAGAATGTCGCGGCCGAAGCCTCGAATTTCCTGATGGGGCGCACCTTTCTCGACATCGATATGCTGCGCGCCGCCGATCTCCTGGGTATGGACCGGCGCACCGCCGAGATGTTCCGCGACCTGAAGCGCGGCTCATTCGTTGCGCTCGGGCCGGCGCTGTCACGCCGGCCAATGAAGGTGACGATCGGCTCCGTCGAGACCTCCGCCCGCTCTACCAGCCCGAAGCTGATGCCGCTCCCGGAAGCGCCGCAGGATGTCGAGGACCTGATCTTCACGCCGGACCCGGAAGAGTTGACGCGGCCGATCATGCGTCGCCCGACCCCCCAGCCACGCCCGGCGACCGACATCCTCGCCGAGCTGTCGCGGCCGCGTCCCGAGCCCTTAGCGCCGGTGGAAATCAAACCTGCTCCGCCGGAAATGTCGGCGGAGGAGCGCGACGCGCTGCTCGACAGCCTGTTCGCCGAGATCCTCGCCAATCCGGACGCGGCCTTTCGGCCTGATGCCGAACTCTTCCAGGATTTTCTCGTTCGTTGCCGTATCCGCCGCGTGCCCGGGCCTGCGCTCTCGCTGAGTGCATTCCGCCGCAAGATGGCCGCCGCCCGGTCCGGCGTCGATGGCGAGACGGCTGCGACCGAGACATGGGCATCGGCGCTCCGGCTTGCCGACCGCGTGAGCGAGGACTTGCAAGCGGTGTTTCTGATGATGGCGCAGGCGGCTGTGCGCGGCCTGCCATGTCCTTCGGACGCGATGATCGCGCGCGCTTACGGAACCCATTCCGCCCGCCGCGCTCGGCGGCTGCTCGGCTACTTCGAAGAGCACGGGCTGGTCGTCGTACATGCGGATTTCTCCGGCAAGCGTATCGTGGCCTTCCCCGATCTCGGGAGCGAGACCGCGCCGGGCGACGCAAACGGTCCGGACATCGGTAACGGCGAACGGGCAGCCGCCGAGTGA
- a CDS encoding RNA methyltransferase → MAGTNSERELLTEGPAIILAYPQLGENIGMVARAMANFGLSELRLVNPRDGWPSEKARSAASRADHVIDGAKLYGSLEDAIADLNFVYATTARDRDGYKPVRSPIVAARTLRRRFKGGEAVGIIFGRERTGLTNEEVALADEIVTFPVNPAFASLNLAQAVLLMSYEWMKTGMESEDETSFQAIAQRPATKEHLQGLFDHLEDALEARNYFRSADKKPKLVENLRAVLTRPSFTESEIQVLRGVISSLDRFTRENPRGSGAPAGRNRKVQGGGDNE, encoded by the coding sequence ATGGCAGGTACGAACAGCGAGCGCGAACTCTTGACGGAAGGTCCGGCGATTATCCTCGCTTACCCCCAACTCGGCGAGAACATCGGCATGGTGGCGCGGGCCATGGCCAATTTCGGACTGTCGGAACTGCGCCTCGTCAATCCGCGCGACGGCTGGCCGAGTGAAAAGGCGCGCTCCGCCGCAAGTCGCGCCGACCATGTCATCGATGGCGCCAAGCTCTACGGCTCGCTTGAGGACGCGATCGCGGATTTGAACTTCGTCTACGCGACCACGGCGCGTGACCGTGACGGTTACAAGCCCGTCCGCTCGCCGATCGTCGCGGCACGGACGCTGCGCCGACGGTTTAAAGGCGGGGAGGCGGTCGGCATCATCTTCGGCCGCGAACGCACAGGCCTCACCAACGAGGAAGTGGCGCTGGCCGACGAGATCGTGACATTCCCGGTCAACCCGGCCTTCGCCTCGCTGAACCTCGCGCAGGCCGTACTGCTCATGTCCTATGAGTGGATGAAGACCGGCATGGAATCGGAAGACGAAACGTCGTTCCAGGCGATCGCACAGCGTCCGGCGACCAAGGAACATCTGCAAGGCCTGTTCGATCATCTGGAAGATGCCCTGGAAGCACGCAACTACTTCCGCTCCGCCGACAAAAAGCCGAAATTGGTCGAAAATCTCCGCGCTGTTCTGACGAGACCATCCTTTACCGAATCCGAAATCCAGGTGTTGCGCGGCGTCATCTCTTCGCTCGACCGGTTCACGCGCGAAAATCCGCGCGGCTCCGGCGCGCCGGCGGGCCGCAACAGGAAAGTGCAAGGCGGCGGTGACAACGAGTGA
- the murI gene encoding glutamate racemase gives MTTSELKPILVFDSGIGGLTVLREARVLMPERHFIYVADDAGFPYGGWEEGALKERVIALFGKLLTAHDPEICIIACNTAFTLVGADLRAAYPQMTFVGTVPAIKPAAERTRSGLVSVLATPGTVKRAYTRDLIQSFASQCHVRLVGSENLARMAETYIRGEKLDDEAVSAEIAPCFVEMDGRKTDIVVLACTHYPLMANVFRRLAPWPVDWLDPAEAIARRARSLVPLPNGFEPLNGEDPAIFTSGKPDFATRRLMQGFGLTVR, from the coding sequence GTGACAACGAGTGAACTGAAACCCATACTCGTTTTCGACAGCGGGATCGGGGGGCTGACGGTACTGCGCGAGGCGCGCGTGCTGATGCCGGAGCGGCATTTCATCTATGTCGCCGATGATGCCGGCTTTCCCTATGGCGGCTGGGAGGAGGGCGCATTGAAGGAGCGCGTGATCGCGCTCTTCGGCAAACTGCTCACCGCGCACGACCCGGAAATCTGCATCATCGCCTGCAACACCGCCTTTACGCTCGTCGGCGCCGATCTTCGCGCCGCCTATCCGCAGATGACCTTCGTCGGCACGGTGCCGGCGATCAAACCGGCGGCGGAGCGCACGCGTTCCGGGCTGGTCTCGGTGCTCGCGACTCCGGGCACGGTCAAACGCGCCTATACGCGCGATCTGATCCAATCGTTTGCATCGCAGTGCCATGTCCGGCTCGTCGGCTCGGAAAATCTGGCGCGCATGGCGGAAACGTATATTCGCGGCGAGAAACTCGATGACGAGGCGGTCTCGGCAGAGATCGCCCCCTGTTTCGTCGAGATGGACGGGCGAAAAACCGACATTGTGGTGCTCGCCTGCACGCATTACCCCTTAATGGCGAACGTTTTCCGGCGGCTCGCGCCCTGGCCTGTCGACTGGCTCGATCCGGCAGAGGCGATTGCGCGGCGCGCCCGCTCGCTGGTGCCGCTGCCGAACGGCTTCGAGCCGCTTAACGGCGAGGATCCCGCCATTTTCACTTCCGGCAAACCCGATTTCGCCACGCGCCGGCTGATGCAGGGCTTTGGCCTGACGGTAAGGTAA
- a CDS encoding NADP-dependent isocitrate dehydrogenase: MAKIKVANPVVELDGDEMTRIIWQFIKDKLIHPYLDLDLEYYDLSVENRDATEDRVTIDAANAIKKHGVGVKCATITPDEARVEEFKLKKMWKSPNGTIRNILGGVIFREPIICKNVPRLVPGWTKPIIVGRHAFGDQYRATDFKFPGKGKLSIKFVGEDGQTIEHDVYDAPGAGVAMAMYNLDESITEFARASFNYGLQRKVPVYLSTKNTILKAYDGRFKDIFQKVFEEEFAEQFKAEKLWYEHRLIDDMVASALKWSGGYVWACKNYDGDVQSDIVAQGFGSLGLMTSVLMTPDGKTVEAEAAHGTVTRHYRQHQKGEETSTNSIASIFAWTRGLAHRAKLDGNAELAKFAETLERVCVETVEAGFMTKDLALLIGPDQPWLSTTGFLDKIDENLKKAMAA, encoded by the coding sequence ATGGCAAAGATCAAGGTCGCCAATCCGGTCGTCGAACTCGACGGCGACGAGATGACCCGCATTATCTGGCAGTTCATCAAGGACAAGCTGATCCATCCTTATCTCGACCTCGATCTCGAATATTATGACCTCAGCGTCGAAAACCGCGACGCGACCGAAGACCGGGTTACAATCGACGCGGCCAACGCCATCAAGAAGCATGGCGTCGGCGTCAAGTGCGCGACGATCACGCCGGACGAGGCCCGCGTAGAGGAGTTCAAGCTGAAGAAGATGTGGAAGTCGCCGAACGGCACGATCCGCAACATCCTGGGCGGCGTCATCTTCCGCGAGCCGATCATCTGCAAGAACGTGCCGCGCCTCGTTCCCGGCTGGACCAAGCCGATCATCGTCGGCCGTCACGCCTTCGGCGATCAGTATCGCGCGACGGACTTCAAGTTCCCGGGTAAGGGCAAGCTTTCGATCAAGTTTGTCGGCGAAGACGGACAGACGATCGAGCACGACGTCTATGACGCCCCCGGCGCCGGCGTCGCAATGGCCATGTACAACCTCGACGAGTCGATCACCGAATTCGCCCGCGCTTCGTTCAACTACGGCCTGCAGCGCAAGGTTCCGGTCTACCTCTCGACCAAGAACACCATCCTGAAAGCCTACGACGGCCGCTTCAAGGACATCTTCCAGAAGGTGTTCGAAGAGGAATTCGCCGAACAATTCAAGGCGGAAAAGCTCTGGTATGAACATCGCCTGATCGACGACATGGTGGCCTCGGCCCTCAAGTGGTCCGGCGGTTATGTCTGGGCGTGCAAGAACTACGACGGTGACGTCCAGTCCGATATCGTAGCCCAGGGTTTCGGCTCGCTCGGCCTGATGACCTCCGTGCTGATGACGCCGGACGGCAAGACGGTCGAAGCCGAAGCCGCGCACGGCACGGTGACCCGCCACTACCGCCAGCACCAGAAGGGCGAGGAAACCTCGACCAACTCGATCGCCTCGATCTTCGCCTGGACCCGTGGCCTTGCACACCGCGCCAAGCTCGACGGCAACGCCGAACTCGCGAAGTTCGCCGAGACGCTTGAGCGCGTCTGCGTCGAAACGGTCGAAGCCGGCTTCATGACCAAGGACTTGGCTCTGCTGATCGGCCCTGATCAGCCGTGGCTTTCGACCACCGGCTTCCTCGACAAGATCGACGAGAACCTCAAGAAGGCAATGGCTGCGTAA
- a CDS encoding SulP family inorganic anion transporter, which translates to MPDSLVPKTVSVFREGYGGARLKVDAFAGLTVAIVALPLSMAVAIASGVTPDRGLYTAIVGGFLVSLLGGSRVQIGGPAGAFIVLVAATGARHGLDGLLLATAMSGVMLVAAGYLRLGNYIKFIPYPVTVGFTAGIAVIIFASQLRDLFGLTLSGREPGPIIGKVATLGLAAGTVNWAAVLTAALTIGAILTLRRLRPHWPGMLIAVAAASAFVALLQLPAETIGTRFGGIPRGLPSPTLPPFSLEKAAAVFPDAVSFALLGAIESLLSAVVADGMTGRRHRSSMELIAQGIANFCSALFGGICVTGTIARTATNVRAGGTSPVSGMLHSIFLLLFMVLAAPLASYIPLASLAGVLAIVAWNMIEKPAFMALLRSSYGDAVVLLATFIIVVFRELTEGIVIGFALGAVLFIDRMAKSISVGETKPLEALKDGNGEEEHPVVADDPDTVIYRISGIFFFGSAATVGTVLDRIADQRRNFILDCSEVPFMDSTAANVIEGTLRKAERTGVRFFITGARSQVRRALRQHDVRPPRVVMRASVQAALASIRSEKSA; encoded by the coding sequence ATGCCCGATTCTCTCGTCCCCAAAACGGTAAGCGTCTTTAGAGAAGGATATGGTGGCGCTCGCCTGAAGGTGGACGCTTTTGCCGGGCTTACCGTCGCCATCGTCGCCCTGCCGCTGTCCATGGCCGTCGCGATCGCCTCGGGTGTTACGCCTGATCGCGGGCTCTACACTGCGATTGTCGGCGGTTTTCTGGTCTCGCTCCTCGGCGGCAGCCGCGTGCAGATTGGGGGGCCCGCTGGTGCGTTCATCGTACTCGTGGCTGCCACCGGTGCCAGGCACGGCCTCGATGGCCTGCTGCTGGCTACGGCGATGTCCGGCGTCATGCTCGTTGCCGCAGGCTACTTGCGACTTGGCAACTACATCAAGTTCATCCCCTACCCGGTGACCGTGGGCTTTACTGCCGGGATCGCGGTGATCATCTTCGCCAGCCAATTGCGCGACCTCTTCGGCCTGACTCTGAGCGGCCGCGAGCCCGGGCCCATCATCGGGAAAGTCGCGACCCTTGGACTTGCCGCCGGTACGGTCAACTGGGCAGCAGTTCTGACAGCGGCGCTAACGATCGGCGCCATTCTCACGCTGCGCAGGCTGCGACCGCACTGGCCCGGCATGCTGATTGCCGTTGCCGCCGCTTCTGCCTTCGTCGCTCTGCTGCAATTGCCGGCGGAAACGATCGGCACCCGCTTTGGCGGCATTCCGCGTGGCCTGCCTTCACCGACACTTCCGCCTTTCTCGCTCGAGAAGGCGGCTGCCGTCTTTCCGGATGCCGTCTCCTTTGCGCTCCTCGGTGCAATCGAGTCCTTGCTGTCGGCCGTCGTCGCCGACGGCATGACCGGCCGCCGCCACCGTTCGAGCATGGAATTGATTGCGCAAGGAATCGCGAACTTCTGTTCAGCGCTCTTCGGCGGCATCTGCGTTACCGGGACGATCGCCCGCACGGCGACGAATGTGCGTGCAGGCGGAACCAGTCCGGTTTCCGGCATGCTGCATTCCATCTTTCTGCTTCTATTCATGGTTCTCGCCGCTCCGCTCGCGAGCTACATCCCGCTCGCCTCGCTGGCCGGCGTGCTCGCTATCGTTGCCTGGAACATGATCGAGAAGCCGGCGTTCATGGCGCTGCTGCGATCCTCCTACGGCGATGCGGTCGTGCTTCTGGCGACCTTTATCATCGTCGTCTTCCGCGAGTTGACGGAAGGCATCGTGATCGGCTTCGCCCTTGGCGCGGTTCTTTTCATCGACCGCATGGCAAAGAGCATCTCGGTCGGAGAAACAAAACCGCTGGAGGCCCTAAAAGACGGGAATGGAGAGGAAGAACATCCGGTCGTCGCGGACGATCCGGATACGGTCATCTATCGAATTTCGGGCATCTTCTTCTTCGGCTCGGCCGCAACCGTCGGCACTGTTCTCGACCGCATCGCCGACCAGCGTCGGAATTTCATCCTCGATTGCTCGGAAGTACCCTTCATGGACTCGACCGCAGCCAATGTCATCGAGGGAACGCTGCGGAAGGCCGAAAGGACGGGCGTCCGTTTCTTCATCACCGGCGCCAGGTCACAGGTGCGCCGCGCGCTCCGCCAGCATGACGTTCGCCCGCCGCGTGTCGTGATGCGTGCCTCGGTTCAGGCGGCGCTCGCCAGTATCCGCAGCGAAAAGAGCGCATGA
- a CDS encoding HAD-IIB family hydrolase — translation MDQAGPKPVRLVAFDIDGTLLGDDGAADRFRSAWQALAESKRPLLIYNSGRPINDILALVDVDQLPPPDYVIGGVGTMIADGRKRKRLQAFTEELGPPIDVTAVTAIMETVEGAVPQAAVDQHAHKASWRLPEARDEEIGAIGQRLASAGLDVKLIYSSSRDLDILPRAGGKGSALAWICRELTVDLDEVVVAGDTGNDREMFDMPRVRGVVVANALAELRQAIAHEKRHFLARNSHADGVLEGLRHWGVIG, via the coding sequence ATGGACCAAGCGGGACCAAAGCCGGTAAGGCTCGTCGCCTTCGATATAGACGGCACGCTTCTTGGCGATGATGGAGCGGCGGATCGCTTTCGTTCGGCCTGGCAGGCGCTCGCCGAGAGCAAAAGGCCGCTGCTTATCTACAATAGCGGCCGACCGATCAACGACATATTGGCGCTCGTGGACGTCGACCAGTTGCCGCCGCCTGACTACGTGATTGGCGGCGTCGGTACGATGATAGCCGACGGGCGTAAAAGGAAACGGTTGCAGGCGTTCACCGAGGAGCTTGGCCCTCCGATCGACGTCACGGCCGTCACGGCGATCATGGAGACGGTAGAAGGCGCAGTTCCGCAGGCGGCAGTCGACCAACATGCTCACAAGGCGAGTTGGCGTTTGCCAGAGGCACGCGACGAGGAAATCGGTGCCATCGGGCAACGGCTGGCGTCCGCCGGATTGGACGTGAAGCTCATCTATTCCAGCAGTCGGGATCTCGACATATTGCCGCGCGCCGGCGGCAAGGGCAGCGCGCTGGCCTGGATCTGCCGCGAGCTTACGGTCGATCTCGACGAGGTGGTCGTCGCCGGCGACACCGGCAACGACCGCGAAATGTTCGATATGCCACGTGTGCGCGGCGTGGTGGTCGCCAATGCGCTTGCCGAACTACGCCAGGCCATCGCGCACGAGAAGCGGCATTTTCTCGCGCGGAATTCCCATGCGGACGGCGTGCTCGAAGGTCTGCGCCATTGGGGCGTTATCGGATAG